The Miscanthus floridulus cultivar M001 chromosome 6, ASM1932011v1, whole genome shotgun sequence genomic interval AGTCAAATCGGATCGAGGGGGAGACGCGCCCGCCGCCACCGTACTGCCGCCCACATCCACCTGCCGCCGCTGTTCCACCGGCCGCGGCCACTCGCCACCGCGCCTCCCCCCGCGACCACCCGCCCCCacgcctccctctctccccattccctccctctctctctctctctgtctcagtGTCTCCCCATTCTCCTAGGCTGCTCCAGGGAGCCGTGACCGTTGCCAGCGCGGTGGCCCCTTCCCCACCGCTGGccgccctctctccccatcgtCTCTTACACCTGCGTCCCCCTGTCCCTCCCCTGGCCGACCGGCGGTGTGCTGcacccctctccctctctctcctgctCCTAGAAGAAGCCCACCGCCGGAGGCCACCTCATCGCCATTGGTGGATTTGGTTAAGCCCCAATCTCCCTCTTATTGTTAAGGTACTCCCCCTTTGtctatttgttgattgaatcgaaaCTGTTGTTATTTAGGGTTAAGATGCAAAATTAGTTTGAATGATTAATGATTTCTATAATTAGTTGGGGTCCCAGTCAAATGAGATTATTTAGGTTGTCCAAAAGGTTGCAGTAgtataggtagtttagttagtatagttagttagtttagttagttagtgtagttagtataattagttattgTAGTTACTTTTGTATAGGTGTTAAtcttagattagttagtatagttatagttagtatATGTATTGATATTACTATAGATAGTACGTACGACAATTTAGACGACTAGATGAAGTTTCcttaaatgcttttgtagatgcaTTGTTGTGTCCGAGTTTTTTTACGGAGGAAGCGTTATGAAAGAAGATGATATGTTTGAGgacatggaagaagaattggaatggtttgatgaacctcctagcttcaacgacatttatgtccgtttgaatgcaaagtttggtggtgatttcacactgaaggggagatTTGACAGTGGAAAAACTAGGACACACTATGTGCTGATGCCCTTACGCGACcgtgctcactggtcccgctacaatagGGCTCTAGTTGAACCAAGGCATACAAAGGGAGGGAGCCTGCTGCACAATGGTTAAGTCGGGCCTCGTTGCTGCCTCGCCAAGATCCACGGCACGGCAGGATTTGTCACGTCAACAACCAACGACGCGTCTGACTGCCACGTCCCACCttcgccgcgccgccatgcatggcgcgacgtCTTGATTTTGCCTCGCCAccgcaataggcgcggccaaaagtgttagctttgaagaagaaaaaaacagtgtcagatttaaaaatagttttaaaaaagtgttaaaaataaaaaaattatcacAATGCTGGTTGTTGAAACAAAATGCATTATGATCCAAGAATGTTTATTTCTATATCATGCAGGTTAATTAATAACTGACTTTCAACATTAAGCGTGGGTTAGTTGAATTCATCTCATAGAAAAATGTTTGCTGAAAAACGTGTTACTTCTTTGTCAAATGTAGTTTATCCTTTAGTGTTCTTTTTAAGCACCACATGATGTGGACTCATTATTTACAACTTTAGTTGCTTACAACTGCGGTGTACATTTTTTTCCTGGCATATTACTAAATCTGCTGGTGTTCTTATACATAAGCATATTCGAGCTATGTTTCGGTTGGATGGTTAAAAATGTAAATCATAATCTATTTTGCTATACGAATGTCAAAGATTCATTTTTTTTAATGCTAACTAAGTGCAGCTTAAGTAGCTGGTTGATATTCTTTTCCGAAACACGTGAGAGCTGTGTATCTTATATTAAAGAGAGATGAAGGAAATGGTTCCTTAATGACCCTTACAAACAACCACTCTAACTCCATTAGGAGATCAGAGGGGTTATAACACtgaaaaaggaagaaaaaggtcTCCCAAGGAAACTAGGATAACTGCCCAATAAAGAAGTAGCTGATTGATAATTACAAACCCACTTCTCACCTCACTGTGGGTCTTGTCTTTTTTTAAACAGAATTGCGGGTCATTTTGTTGCTTTTCAGTCTGCAGTCACTTGCCCATATTTTTTCACTAATCATATTAGGAACTCCTAAACCTTTCATTATGTGGTCACGCTACCGAACCCTTTTGTTTCTACCTGCTTTCTAATGAACCGCTTTCAGCCACCTGAAGGCACGGATTTTCCAAGGCGCAAATTACGGCATGGGAATTGGCATGCCCTCCTCCTGAGCCTTCAGCGCAAAACACAGAAGCAGTGAAATCTGCTGGTTCTGGAATCTGAACAAGGTTCCCACAAACTTAGCGATGTAGTGATGTGTATGATGTAGTTCCAATATGTAAGATTCTTGCTGTTATTCTTTATTTTCATGTACTATGTGTAGCAAAGGTTTGAGTGCACGATTTCAGATCCTGACTTCTACTGTAATTCATGGTTTaaaaggcgtcgcctaggcatcgcctaggcgtccaggcgaggAAAGTTGCTGGGCGCCGGGCTCGCCTGGACTTCCGCGCGTAAGGCGTCCGCCTTGATGTACTAGGCGTCCGCCTTGCTCGATTAGGCGTCTGGTCGTCGCCAAGGCGCCCGCGGTGGATGCTTTAACTTGCGAAATCAGGGGGGCGCGGAAAGAAGCGATGCGCGCCAGCGCGTGGGAAGAAATTGCTCCCGTGCCGGGCCTTCCTGCCTTTCCGCTGCTGCGCGCGGGAACAAATTGAGAGGTAGAGATAAAGCGCAAGAGGTAAATCAGAGAGAGGGAGAGTAATTAGATTTAGAAACCAGAGGCCCGCCGCTCCGCACCTTCCTGACGCGGCGATTCCCTCCGGCGCGACGTCAAATCCTCGCGGAGCGCGGCACAGCCGGCGGCCCCGCACATCTCCGCTGGTCGCCCCCTCCTGCAGCAACCGGATCCCGCCGTTCGCAGCTCGATTGAAGCTTGTCGGCCGCCAAATCGACTGGAGATCAGCCATCCACCGTCTGCTCTCCGCCAGGCACCAGGACGGGGCTCCGATTTGCTTTACCGCCGGCCCCTAGCTCCGACCTGCTCACCTGCAAGCTAAGGTAGTGCCTCTCCTCTCTGTTTCCCTCCCTTCCTCTGTTACTTTGTGGTTGGATTGCATAAAAAACAGAGCACGTCACATGGTGTTGTCTGCTTCTTGCTTGGATACTTGTGGTTTGTTTTATAGATGCAGATTGGAGTGGTCCACTCGTAGTCTTCTATGTGGTTAGAACATCTGGGGCCGTGTATTATATGTATTGCTCTGTTTTATATGCTAATTGCTCCGATTTATGTGCTAAAGTGACTTGATTTATGCTAATTCCTACACCTTCATCCTTATTATGGTCTAAAACTATTTATGTCTGCTAAGAATTGGTAATATTAAGGTCTGATTTGCTTCTAAATTTTAGCGCCATTATATATTATGATATTCTTATGGTGTCGCCTAGGCGTCCAGAAGGGGGtcgctcgcctcgcctcgccttaaCGCCTTTTAAACCATGCTGTAATTAATTCATTTTCTTGGTATTATGTTTTGTTACTCTTGTACTGTATGTAGGCACAGTTTGACTGCATGGTGTCACATTCATAGTGTTATTAGCTTGTTCCTGCAAATTTCACTATATAAATTTTAGAGGAAAAGGAACACGAGTCCAACGTGGCATCACATTTCTTTCATTTGAATCCGTATATTTTGCTTTTCTCGTTCACTAGTTCTTCTATTTTCTTACTTCACGCTCTCTAATAAAGTAGACAAACAGTTTGCAATTGTTAACAACAGCGGGTAAGAAATAGGAGGAGAATCAGACAGGGTAGCAAAGCATGGAGGAGAAACAGAGAAATGATTATAGTGGCATGGTAACTGTTGTTCCAACTTAataccatgttcgcttgttggtttcagccagacttattcaaccagtcaacagtgtttttctctcacaatgaaCCAGTaccagtcagcccaaaccagtccagaaaccaaccagcgaacacgccgaaTAACTACGCCGAATAACTATAACCTAATCAGTGTTTCTGCAGTCCAAAGCTACCGAGGTGGGTTAGCAGTCTAGTTGCACTGATAGACCCGGCCTGAGGCTTCAATTGCTCTGACGCAGAGGAGTTCAGGAGCCTACTGATTGGTGATGATCATGAAATGATGAACAACAATAATAGCGCGTTTGCTTTTCATTGAGCGAAAGTGGAACATCGAGCTGCATTTTTAGTCTGGTAGGGGGAGTTTGGTTCCATCTCCTAAATTTTAATCGTTGTCTCATCGGATATTTgatacatacatagagtattaaatatagactaattatgaaactaaatacATTGATTgagactactttgcgagacgaatttattaagcctaattaggccatgatttgacaatgtggtgctacagtaacatatgctaatgacagattaattaaacttaataaattcgtctcgtgaattatcAACGAATTCTAtagtttgtttttttattagtatctaaacacttCATACGACATCTTATATACGACATCTTATatgacatccgatgtgacaccttgagctttaggccgcgtttagttcgccGAACTTTGCGCCGCCcgatttaggccctgtttggttgggcttttggctttggcttttggccccaaaagccaaaagcccaaccaaatgggctgcttttggagggtgctttttcagaagcagctgcttttccgtagttcatttttgaaagctggtttgaccctgcttttggcttttggctttctgcttttcgaaattggtggaataaaaagctcttccatagttgtttcaagagagataaagataaaagatatattttatacttgtttaaccaaacagctttcagcttttctacagctcacagcccacagcagcttttccacagctcacagcccacatcagctttttcccacagccacagctcaaccaaacagggccttactgTTATtcctgtagcgcactgtagcatttcgtttgtatttggtactcaaaacgttcgtctcgcaaagtacaaccaaactgtgcaattagtttttgatttcgtcaacatttaatactccatgcatatgccgcaagtttgatgtgacggagaatcttctttttacatagtgccaaagtttgaattttggtggaactaaacatggcagTAGTCAAGCAACCAAACACCCATCTGCGTTGGAAATAAATCAAGTACAAGTAATGGTGTGCGttcttgtcaaaaaaaaaagtaacgtTGGGCCCTTTTGTCCATGGCTGCTAAATGAGGACAGTAAAAAGTTGCCAATTGGACCGTGGAATGGGCTCAGATGGCACCTAAACTGGGCTGAAATACTCATTTGCTTGCACGCTACCAACTGAAATGAAAGATCAAAGATCCGAAACGAGCGCCATTTCTGCTCATAAATCAAGATGGATCCCCTCTCATTCCGAAAATGAAAAACAGTGGACCAATGCGGTTAGGAATCAATCGAACTTCCGTTTTTTTTAAGTATCAAATTCGAATTCTTGATGACTAAACACTGTCGGATGCAACCATAGGAGACCTTCAGACCTACCACAACCCTGCCGGCTGCCGCACTCGGACGAATGGTTCCTCCTCCATATACCACGTTATATAATACAGTTATGAGCACGTTTACCCCAACCAGTACATCACTCTGCTATGTTTCATTTTTACACCACAAAGAACCGGCAAAACAATTACACCAGAGAGACCCAGGCCTCCCCCTACAGAGCAGTACAACTCTCGCCGCGGCCGCCGGCCGCCGTTCAGCTGTCCGATCACCCTCATTTCTTCCACATGCCGCTGATCTTCCTGAGTACGTTGCCGTTCTTCCTGGCGGCCGCGTCGTCGTCCAATTCCTCGCAGAGGCCCGCGTACTTGCCGCCCTCCCACAACTCGCTCCGCTCCACGACCTTGCCGTTCCCGCCCTTGCCAACCGTCAGCAGCGCCATGGCTGTCTCCGCGGCCTTCCGCCACTGTTCGGCCTGCACCCGCAGGCGACGCAGCTCGGTTTCCATCTCgaccttcttcgccgcctccgccGTCCTCAAGGTTGCGGAGCCCTTCTCCGACTCGTACTGACGCAGCTCCTGCTTCAGCTGCCCGTTCTCGTGCAGCGCGCCctgcagctgcttcttcagcccGTCGGCCGAGCTGTCTGTTCTCGTCTCCACTTGTAGCTTCTTGTTCGCGTCCAGCGCGCTCCGTAGCTCGGATTCCTTGTCGAACAGGCTCGCCTTGAGGAAGATGACCTCGGACTTAGCGCCCTCGAGCGCCGCCGCGAGCTTGCCGTGCCGCAGGTCGGACTCTGTCTTTATCTGGTCCATGAGCTCGTACGCGCACTGCGTCTCGACGGTGCTAAGGATCTTCTCTTCTTGGTACCTGGCCTCCGCGGCCTCCAGCTCCGCCCTCAGCTCGGCGGCCTCCGACTCCAAGCCCGAGCAGTTGCAGCGGTCGCTTGCGGCCTTCGACGACGTCTCCGCGATCTCGTCCTCGAGAGCCTTGACCTTGGCACGCGACTCCTCGAGCTCCTTCACCACGAGGCTGAACGAGTCCATCAGCTTGGACCCGTCGGTGAGCAGCGAATCGATGGTGGCCCGGCTCGCCTCCAGCTGCTGCTTGCACTCCTTGTGCATGGCGCGCGCCTGCGCCTCGGCCTCCTCGCTCGCCTTGAGCTTCACCCTGAGCTCGTCGATGGTGGCCAGCGCCTCCACCACGTCCTGCCGGCGGTCGGCGCGCGCCGCGGCGGCGAGCTGGACGCGGAGGCGGTGCACCTCGCCCATCGCCGCCGCCAGCGCGGTCGAGTCCGCGGCGTGCTGCTTCTGCATGGCCTCCAGCTCCGACTGCCACGAGCGGTCGCGCTCCTGAGACAGGCGACGCAGCTCCAGGAGGCGCGCCTCCTCGGCCGACGAGAGCTCGGCGAGCTGCGCCTCGGAGTCGCGCGCCTGCGCGGACGCCGCGGCGGCCTGCGCCTTGGCGTCGTCGGCCTCCTGCAGGGCCCGCTTCCTGAAGAGCTCGGAGGAATGGAGCTGCTCCTTGGCCTTCTTGAGCTCGTCTTGCAGCTGCGACAGCTGGGGCTCCAGCTCTGACAGCTTCGTCGTCGGTGGCCTCCTTTTCTGGTGATTTCATTGCACACAAGGACAAATTAATGCCGACAAGATCACTGATGGTAATATTAGTACTGTACTCCTCAAGCTCCGTTTGAAAAACCGCGGGTGATTTGATTTCCACAGTAACATTTTTTTTTCAGGGACACGCTGCTGGTGTTGTGTTAACTTTCTAGCTATCTCCGATATCcataaaaaaaaaacatacagTACTCGCTCCGTTCTAaactataagacgttttggttttttCTACGCACATTGATTTTATTATGACATAAGTGTACATCTAAATACAtaacaaaaactatatatatagaaaagctaaaacgcATAATAGTTTGTAATGGAGGGAATATTTGTTAAATGTCAGCAATACTAAATGCTAGCTGATAATTGTGATTAGTTTTCTGTACGAGAAAATGACTAGCATGATGGGATATTATAACAGATAGCCTAATTAGCCTTCCTATTTAAATTAGCCTTCCTACCGGTGTCAATTACTGGTTCCTGGTCTCGGTCCCAAACAAGAGCTTGAGTCAGTTCTATCAGATACGCCTGTTTTGCCGTTGGTTGCAGCGACACTGGTGGTAGCACCGTAGCAGAACTGGTCCCGGTTACTTAATCCACCAGTTTGGTAGCAACACGAGGATCAGCTTCAATTATTTCAAGGATTTGCTAGCCATTCAATATCTCTGGACCATTTGATTTGGGCACTTAGCTAGTACTACCTAATACTTGTCTGTTTCAGTCTAATAGACAGTTTGCTCCATCATGAGAGACAGAAGCGAGACGCTGAGACCCAACCGCTCCTTAATTGAGCGAGAGTATCAGAGCTAAACAACAACGGCTTACCCAGAAGccggcttctttttttaggcggaacagtgtttttctctcataacgatTCAACcagaataatgtttttcagtcagtttcagctaaAATTCAACAAGCCGGACGGGACCATAAGCAGTACTGTCTAATCAAATGAACCATGAGAAATGATATAGAAATTCGACGCATTTAAGAGCAGTTAACAGTCTTTCATAccgcctgttcgctggttggtttctgggctggctggtgctggtttattgtgagaggaaaacactgttggctggctggtttgggctggctgaaaccaacaagcaacaGGCTCATAGACTTGTCACGAACTTAATTGGACGGTGCCCCTGACATGATCGCACCGACGTACTACCAAACAGGCAAACAGGAACACTGAAGCTTGCTTTATCTTCTGCCAGGCGAAATTACTGCATATAAACCGCATTCTGAAATGGAGCAACTGCAGAGGGACACAGGGGGGTTTCGCCATTTACCTCTCTCTCGGCGCTCACCGCCGTGCGGCGGTCGACCTTGGGGCTGAGGCCGGTGGGCGACTCCGCCATCCTCGCCGTCCGCCCGGCCTTGTTGCTCCCCTGGGAGGACGTCCGGGTGGGGTGTTCCAAGGAGCCATTCCTTCACGCCAAAACAAAAGCAACCACAACATCAGGTATCAGGTATGAATCCGAGGACCTCAAAAACTACGAAGGACAGGGCAGGCAAGCTCACACCCCCGAGCAGCACACTACCTGGAGCTGTTGCTGCTGGAATATAACTTGAGAAAATGCATTTTGTTCAAGGACAGCATGCTTAGAACAGGGGGGAGATTGCAGCGTCTCTCCTCATGTCAAATGCAAGAGGATgggaaaaaaaggaaaacttTTGCTTTGGGAGACTCAAGCTCCAAAATCCAAATCGAGTAGAACCAGTTGGAAAGCTCTGAGGGGAAACCGAACTAAAGGGCGGTGGATTCTAGCCGAAGCCGCGTCCGGAAGGACGAGGCGGATCGATGCTCCAGCTCAACTCAGATGCAAagcgaagaagaagaagtagcGAGATGCAATGGGGGCACACGACAAAGAATCCGAGGCCGGAAAGCGCAAGAGGCCGACAGGAAGTGGAGGGGAGGAGCAACGCCGAGCCGGGACAGGAGCCGACGAAAGGGGCCGCGGCATTAGGTTAACATAATCTCCTCCTTCCGCCGCGTAGGCAAGCACGGGCGGGGATCAAAAGGGCGGGCGGGCAGAGTGTGAGATGGGGTGGAGGGGACGGGGGCGCGCTCGCTTTGCTTTACAGATGCGGGTTAGGCAACAAGTGGACCTGCCTGTCCTCCTTGGCTCCGAGCTCAAGAACGGGACACCACTTGCGCCTGCGAACAGTCACGGTCACATGCGGCCGTGATTTGAAAACTTGGTCGCTTCCTCCTCGGCTCCATGAAAAGGTAAAAATAAATGGGAAAGGAGGGGACAGACAGATGGTGATGATGAGGAAAGCATAGTTTAGAGCCGCCCAGTCGCATAACTCCATCTCAAACCTTACTGCTGCGTGTAAAATCGGCGCTGCAGCTGTGAGCCTGTGACTGCAGCTGTTAGAGCCTCTGTTGCTTTGCCGCCACCACTGAGCAGAGGAGAACATGAATGAATGAACAGTCCTGCGTGCACTTTCGTGAGGCGTGTACAGTCATAGCGTAGGCGATTAGCTCGTGCGTGCTCCAACCTCCAGTAGAGTGGAACATGGGCTAATGGCCAAAATGGAGAGCGAAGACCCGATGAGGAGAGAGAGAAGCACGGACATTGACTTGGAGAGGAGAATCAAGTGAGCATCGGCAAGATTGACGCAGAGAGAaataaacaagaaaaaaaaatgcataTGCAGCAATCATCAGACGGCACATGGAATTTAGCATGGAAGGGGATGAAACTGAACATGAACAAACCTTGTCTTGCCCGCTGTCTGCATGACGAATCTTTATTCCCGGAGGCCGCGGGAGCTCGGTGGCACACCAGCACAAGCTACCACCACGCCTCCACGCTCCAAGACCAAGAGGAAAGACAAAAGACAAAAGACTGATGCGAGAGGCCAGACGAGCGAGCGAGCTAAGGTGTctagcaatggcgacggcggagcttgcTATAGATAGCCTATAGGTAGTTCGCTCTGTCTGCACGCGCGCAAAGCAACTATAATGGACAACACGGACGAATTGGCTGCAGGCTTGCCCGTCTAATCTGGCACTAACTAGTCAGTCCTCCAACCACTTAGCCAGCGACAGGGACAACCGTTTCTAAACAATTGACATCCTTAAACCGGGGGACACATGGTGAGGTTTCTTTAAGCTTGGCCACGGGTGATGCCTTGGCTCTGCAGCTCATGATCTCCGCTACTAAGTAGAGGCCTACAGCTACATGGACGTAGATGGTCCGGTCGGTCCTTTGGTGGAGGATAAACGCATTATACGCGCGCCACTACAACCACCAAGCTTAAGGCTGCCGAAAGGTAGGCCTGAAGCAAGCAAGAACCCACCACTCCACGGCTCACCCCCTTTTGTTCGCTCTCGATCTCGCTTAGTCTTTGCACTCACTCAACGCCCCCACACAAAAGCAGCTGCGGCGCCGCCCACACTCGGCACCCGGCTGCTGCTGCCTGGAATCATGCGTGGTGCATAAGTAGTTGGAGCCTTAACAGAACGAAAACCACGCCCGGATGCAGAGCAGTCTTTTTGATAGATTAATAACAGAATGAAGCGCAACAGCAGCCAGAAGAAGAGACACGCGTGTTGTTTTGCAATGCTATCTTAGGCCGGCTTACGTACCTCTGGATAACTAACTAACTCTTGATAGCCACGCGCATGAGCTGGAGGGCTTCGGATGAGTGGAGGCGATGAGACAAAGGCTTGGAGATGATCCAAGGTTTTACAGCTTGTTCGTGCCTGGATAGATAACTAGTAGCAGTAGGAGTAAGCTGTAAGATATTGTGTGCTAAACCAGGCTGCAGGGTAGTAGATTCTAGACTTTGACAGGTTTGTGTGAGGAACCGGAGATGGTTCCTCCAACGAGAAATGCATGCAAACGAGCTATGAGCTCCTGGACCAGTTCCAACACGGGAGGTGGTAGCGACGCGAGCATTCGGTCGGTGCCTGATTGATTGGATCCACGGTCATGCTTGCACAGTGCAAACCGCCCATGATGTGATGAGATGCGTGCTCGGGATCAGTCACTGAGTCAGGACACGGCAAGTGGAAGAAGAAACAGCCTCACCTCACCCATCCAGGACTTGctgcacgacgacgacgacgaagatgTCTTCCGTCTCCTCCTCTCCGTTGCTTGGCCTTCATCTCATGCTCCGACTCCGAGTCCGCGGAGCCATTGCCCGAAGGGGACGGAGTTGTGGATACTAGACTGCATCTGCGCTGCACCTGCACGGGGGAAGTGGgatgccatcttcttcttctttaagtAAGCAGTATAGGAGAGCAGACAGCAGGCTAGTCAGGATTTCTGAGAAGGCTGCCGCGGCGACCAGAGCTGCGAGATGAGGATCAATCATTTCGGTGTGCTCAGGGTCTCCCGTGCAAGaaaattgaaaaaaataaaatggaGAGAGATATTGGTATCCGTACCTGATGATTTTCGGCAAATATTTTTGCCAGGAGTTGTTTCAACGCCCGCTGATGCCTGATGTTGCCGTTGGGCTCGGACATCGATCGCTGATCTCGGATAATGATGATCGCCCCGTGTTGTCCACTTGACGACCGATGCTTTGTTTCGACAAAGTAC includes:
- the LOC136456782 gene encoding interactor of constitutive active ROPs 2, chloroplastic-like isoform X2, with the translated sequence MKAKQRRGGDGRHLRRRRRAASPGWVRNGSLEHPTRTSSQGSNKAGRTARMAESPTGLSPKVDRRTAVSAEREKRRPPTTKLSELEPQLSQLQDELKKAKEQLHSSELFRKRALQEADDAKAQAAAASAQARDSEAQLAELSSAEEARLLELRRLSQERDRSWQSELEAMQKQHAADSTALAAAMGEVHRLRVQLAAAARADRRQDVVEALATIDELRVKLKASEEAEAQARAMHKECKQQLEASRATIDSLLTDGSKLMDSFSLVVKELEESRAKVKALEDEIAETSSKAASDRCNCSGLESEAAELRAELEAAEARYQEEKILSTVETQCAYELMDQIKTESDLRHGKLAAALEGAKSEVIFLKASLFDKESELRSALDANKKLQVETRTDSSADGLKKQLQGALHENGQLKQELRQYESEKGSATLRTAEAAKKVEMETELRRLRVQAEQWRKAAETAMALLTVGKGGNGKVVERSELWEGGKYAGLCEELDDDAAARKNGNVLRKISGMWKK
- the LOC136456782 gene encoding interactor of constitutive active ROPs 5-like isoform X1, with the translated sequence MSEPNGNIRHQRALKQLLAKIFAENHQVQRRCSLVSTTPSPSGNGSADSESEHEMKAKQRRGGDGRHLRRRRRAASPGWVRNGSLEHPTRTSSQGSNKAGRTARMAESPTGLSPKVDRRTAVSAEREKRRPPTTKLSELEPQLSQLQDELKKAKEQLHSSELFRKRALQEADDAKAQAAAASAQARDSEAQLAELSSAEEARLLELRRLSQERDRSWQSELEAMQKQHAADSTALAAAMGEVHRLRVQLAAAARADRRQDVVEALATIDELRVKLKASEEAEAQARAMHKECKQQLEASRATIDSLLTDGSKLMDSFSLVVKELEESRAKVKALEDEIAETSSKAASDRCNCSGLESEAAELRAELEAAEARYQEEKILSTVETQCAYELMDQIKTESDLRHGKLAAALEGAKSEVIFLKASLFDKESELRSALDANKKLQVETRTDSSADGLKKQLQGALHENGQLKQELRQYESEKGSATLRTAEAAKKVEMETELRRLRVQAEQWRKAAETAMALLTVGKGGNGKVVERSELWEGGKYAGLCEELDDDAAARKNGNVLRKISGMWKK
- the LOC136456782 gene encoding interactor of constitutive active ROPs 2, chloroplastic-like isoform X4, which translates into the protein MQTAGKTRNGSLEHPTRTSSQGSNKAGRTARMAESPTGLSPKVDRRTAVSAEREKRRPPTTKLSELEPQLSQLQDELKKAKEQLHSSELFRKRALQEADDAKAQAAAASAQARDSEAQLAELSSAEEARLLELRRLSQERDRSWQSELEAMQKQHAADSTALAAAMGEVHRLRVQLAAAARADRRQDVVEALATIDELRVKLKASEEAEAQARAMHKECKQQLEASRATIDSLLTDGSKLMDSFSLVVKELEESRAKVKALEDEIAETSSKAASDRCNCSGLESEAAELRAELEAAEARYQEEKILSTVETQCAYELMDQIKTESDLRHGKLAAALEGAKSEVIFLKASLFDKESELRSALDANKKLQVETRTDSSADGLKKQLQGALHENGQLKQELRQYESEKGSATLRTAEAAKKVEMETELRRLRVQAEQWRKAAETAMALLTVGKGGNGKVVERSELWEGGKYAGLCEELDDDAAARKNGNVLRKISGMWKK
- the LOC136456782 gene encoding interactor of constitutive active ROPs 2, chloroplastic-like isoform X3; protein product: MLSLNKMHFLKLYSSSNSSRNGSLEHPTRTSSQGSNKAGRTARMAESPTGLSPKVDRRTAVSAEREKRRPPTTKLSELEPQLSQLQDELKKAKEQLHSSELFRKRALQEADDAKAQAAAASAQARDSEAQLAELSSAEEARLLELRRLSQERDRSWQSELEAMQKQHAADSTALAAAMGEVHRLRVQLAAAARADRRQDVVEALATIDELRVKLKASEEAEAQARAMHKECKQQLEASRATIDSLLTDGSKLMDSFSLVVKELEESRAKVKALEDEIAETSSKAASDRCNCSGLESEAAELRAELEAAEARYQEEKILSTVETQCAYELMDQIKTESDLRHGKLAAALEGAKSEVIFLKASLFDKESELRSALDANKKLQVETRTDSSADGLKKQLQGALHENGQLKQELRQYESEKGSATLRTAEAAKKVEMETELRRLRVQAEQWRKAAETAMALLTVGKGGNGKVVERSELWEGGKYAGLCEELDDDAAARKNGNVLRKISGMWKK